In Devosia chinhatensis, the following are encoded in one genomic region:
- a CDS encoding carbohydrate ABC transporter permease gives MPQLRMTGRGLWITMLIVPPLAFVALFIVYPILSAFAYAFFDWQGLRRLDFVGLQNFHTVLFVEPYRSWTLNAFKNNVIVFFALMVLQNGLGFLLAYALWRELPGARFHRIAVFLPVVLSTIIVAYLFKLFYHPLFGVVNISLKSIGLGWLAQPWLGQSGTALWSIIIAQAWHMVGFPTLVFLAGMQRIPGEILDAVRMETESEWVKITKIVWPLVAPSATIVFTLLFVGAFNWFELPYIMGGLDGSPFGSTDVLGLYFYRTAFGNVSAGQQNFGLGSALAVIIFLFIAVVAGVITTRLRAREIQL, from the coding sequence ATGCCCCAACTCCGGATGACAGGCCGCGGCCTCTGGATCACCATGCTGATCGTGCCGCCACTGGCCTTTGTGGCGCTGTTCATCGTCTATCCGATCCTGTCTGCGTTCGCTTATGCCTTCTTCGACTGGCAGGGATTGCGGCGCCTCGACTTCGTGGGTCTGCAGAATTTTCACACCGTGTTGTTTGTCGAGCCCTATCGCAGCTGGACGCTCAACGCGTTCAAGAACAATGTCATCGTCTTTTTCGCGTTGATGGTGCTGCAAAACGGACTTGGTTTTCTGCTCGCCTATGCGCTCTGGCGCGAACTGCCCGGCGCGCGCTTCCACCGCATTGCGGTATTTCTGCCGGTGGTTCTCTCCACCATCATCGTCGCCTATCTTTTCAAGCTGTTTTACCACCCGCTCTTCGGCGTGGTGAATATCTCGCTCAAATCCATCGGCCTTGGATGGCTGGCGCAGCCCTGGCTGGGGCAAAGCGGTACCGCGCTGTGGAGCATCATCATCGCGCAGGCCTGGCATATGGTTGGTTTCCCGACGCTGGTGTTTCTGGCCGGCATGCAGCGCATTCCCGGCGAAATCCTCGACGCCGTGCGCATGGAAACCGAAAGCGAGTGGGTCAAGATCACCAAGATTGTCTGGCCTCTGGTCGCGCCCAGCGCCACCATAGTCTTCACGCTCTTGTTCGTGGGCGCATTCAACTGGTTCGAGCTGCCCTATATCATGGGCGGGCTTGATGGCTCGCCCTTCGGCTCGACCGACGTGCTGGGCCTTTATTTCTACCGCACGGCCTTTGGCAACGTGTCGGCCGGGCAGCAGAATTTCGGCCTCGGCTCGGCGCTGGCGGTCATCATCTTCCTCTTCATCGCGGTGGTTGCCGGCGTGATCACGACGCGTTTGCGCGCCCGGGAGATCCAGCTATGA
- a CDS encoding surface lipoprotein assembly modifier, producing MSVFSMRFGNSMRLVTAALGLLAASSVINLASAQPLPRYNVAASVPPAQMEALETERRAMLARILANPADLDANFAYAMLSARLGDLEAAIATFERMHIYAPDVPRLRLELGSLYARLGAHETARQHFLAVKARPDTPAEVRANIDMALANLGSASAGPRLSGQVTLGALYSSNANSGPNERFVTLNGFQARLDDVAIGTADASGGISGGVQLSQPLGNEGDRIEASLSGRLDSFANRNDVSAGAIDLRVGALMRLDRFGLDNASASLSGLAGTSWLGGEPNLNQIGLSASLDIPLSPATLISANYTLRYEDYLVSVVRPRADLRDGLRHRASLAVYHSLSSDWQVMAGINLTRKDAVAASQAYWEPGVQAGLSHRFTPEGTTEDPWTFTLATAASLRNSDGPDPMVNAAEAQKGVELSVQATQSIPLRDQLSLQLSAGYRHVFSNYDTRTHGAASVGASLSYSF from the coding sequence ATGTCCGTTTTTAGTATGCGTTTCGGCAATTCTATGAGGCTCGTCACGGCGGCTCTCGGTCTTCTGGCCGCTTCGTCCGTCATCAACCTGGCAAGCGCGCAACCCTTGCCCCGCTACAATGTTGCAGCCTCCGTGCCGCCCGCGCAGATGGAAGCGCTGGAGACCGAGCGCCGTGCCATGCTGGCCCGCATACTCGCCAACCCTGCCGACCTCGATGCCAATTTTGCCTATGCCATGCTCTCGGCGCGCCTGGGCGATCTGGAGGCGGCCATCGCCACGTTCGAGCGCATGCACATCTATGCGCCCGATGTGCCGCGGCTGCGGCTTGAACTTGGCAGCCTCTATGCGCGGCTGGGCGCCCACGAAACCGCGCGCCAGCACTTCCTTGCCGTAAAGGCCCGGCCTGATACGCCGGCAGAAGTGCGGGCCAATATCGACATGGCGCTGGCAAATCTGGGAAGCGCTTCCGCTGGCCCGCGCCTTTCCGGGCAGGTGACCCTGGGCGCACTCTATAGCAGCAATGCCAATTCGGGTCCGAACGAGCGCTTCGTCACGCTCAACGGGTTTCAGGCACGCCTTGATGATGTGGCCATCGGCACTGCGGATGCGAGCGGCGGCATTTCGGGCGGGGTGCAGCTTTCCCAACCGCTCGGCAATGAGGGTGACCGTATCGAGGCCAGCCTGTCGGGGCGCCTGGACAGCTTTGCCAACCGCAATGACGTTTCCGCCGGTGCCATCGATCTGCGCGTCGGTGCGCTCATGCGGCTCGACCGGTTCGGCCTCGATAACGCCAGCGCGTCCCTCAGTGGCCTTGCCGGCACCAGCTGGCTCGGTGGCGAGCCTAATCTCAATCAGATCGGATTGTCTGCATCGCTGGATATTCCGCTCTCGCCAGCGACCCTGATCTCGGCCAATTATACATTGCGCTATGAGGATTATCTCGTCTCGGTGGTGCGGCCGCGCGCGGATTTGCGCGATGGATTGCGCCATCGCGCCAGTCTTGCTGTTTATCATTCGCTCTCGAGCGACTGGCAGGTCATGGCCGGCATCAATCTTACGCGCAAGGATGCTGTCGCCGCCTCACAGGCCTACTGGGAGCCCGGCGTCCAGGCAGGCCTTTCGCATCGGTTTACCCCGGAAGGGACTACCGAGGACCCCTGGACCTTCACCCTTGCCACCGCCGCCAGCCTGCGCAACAGCGATGGGCCGGACCCCATGGTCAACGCTGCCGAGGCCCAGAAGGGCGTCGAACTCTCGGTGCAGGCCACCCAATCCATCCCGCTAAGGGACCAGCTGTCCCTGCAGCTTTCGGCAGGCTACCGCCACGTCTTTTCGAACTACGACACGCGCACGCATGGTGCGGCATCCGTGGGTGCGTCACTGTCCTATTCCTTCTGA
- a CDS encoding N-acetylglucosamine kinase gives MMRDVHLGFDIGGTASRWVACNASGAVLARGKVAGATGHIFNHAERQRLSSAFGAIAKALSAELLQVVTVFGGMTGYGEAVEVEVKALICEALSTKPEQIRLIDDIVLAYLANFAPGEGHLISAGTGSIGVHVAADGIVTRVGGRGILIDDAGSGSWIALEALDLIYRAHDRNGNFDALKPLATAMFKAVGGDSWSDVRQFVYAGDRGRIGTLSVAVAQAASAGDATALDILHRAGTELAALGSALLSRCGNAPVGLVGGVFDLHPAILEQARRSLPGTVIVTNKGDAALSAAQLHANSAWQHVFATGLKVP, from the coding sequence ATGATGCGTGATGTGCATCTGGGCTTTGATATCGGTGGCACGGCCAGCCGCTGGGTTGCCTGCAACGCTTCTGGCGCCGTACTGGCGCGTGGCAAGGTCGCCGGAGCGACCGGCCATATCTTCAATCACGCAGAGCGCCAGCGGCTCTCTAGCGCATTCGGTGCCATTGCTAAGGCGCTTTCGGCCGAACTGCTGCAAGTCGTCACTGTATTCGGCGGCATGACCGGCTACGGCGAAGCGGTAGAAGTCGAGGTCAAGGCACTGATTTGCGAAGCTCTGTCGACAAAGCCCGAGCAGATCAGGCTGATCGACGACATTGTGCTGGCCTATCTTGCCAATTTCGCGCCTGGTGAGGGGCATCTGATCTCCGCCGGCACCGGCTCAATTGGCGTGCATGTCGCCGCTGATGGCATAGTTACGCGCGTTGGCGGGCGCGGCATTCTCATCGACGATGCCGGATCGGGCAGCTGGATTGCCCTTGAGGCGCTCGATCTGATTTACCGCGCCCATGATCGCAACGGAAATTTCGACGCATTGAAGCCTTTGGCGACCGCTATGTTCAAAGCCGTAGGCGGGGACTCCTGGAGCGATGTGCGACAGTTCGTTTATGCGGGTGACCGCGGACGGATCGGGACCCTTAGCGTCGCTGTGGCCCAAGCCGCTTCGGCGGGTGACGCGACAGCCCTGGACATACTGCATAGAGCGGGAACCGAACTGGCCGCGCTCGGATCGGCACTCTTGAGCCGCTGCGGCAACGCGCCTGTGGGACTCGTGGGTGGTGTGTTCGATCTCCACCCCGCAATCTTGGAGCAGGCACGACGCAGCCTGCCGGGGACTGTTATCGTGACCAACAAGGGCGATGCCGCCCTCTCGGCGGCGCAATTGCATGCCAATTCTGCTTGGCAGCATGTCTTTGCCACAGGTTTGAAAGTCCCCTGA
- a CDS encoding FecR family protein — MLSLRFVPFFVVSSILLAPLPVLAQPVGTTAAVVPDAFALGITATPRVIEIGDPIISSQRIETNENGLVQILLADGSSFTVGPNSSLVIDSFVYDPQTDTASLAATASRGFLRFIGGAASKSEAGATITTPVGTAGIRGAIVDISASGQNGLPPGFSLVFGSVLSVLTADGAQQTTTQPGQTIFVSAGTPSVVPTPPQLSAQFSNILTNVVPPGQSPVNSAQIGQLIQSLPPAQPGVPGMGGDAGSSNFAALNQMITTAIQQAQVTESLQLGTIVNAGFETPNSGGDDGENVGEPEPSDPPIQYQASGFGVGTGPFSPVLSQVAVSYDATAMTAEGRFVDGFSPEEELFVFGPDEATIAPDGSLSAANDQGSMQTSSQLLCTQCNFMAWGTWSTTDAAPQTIENGHWVLGDQTTAQQIEGLTGTAMYSGNAVGYATGSSGSGLADGIFDAGMNFGSGTGWIEFDNFGNDLAGRRDFGVQTELDETGRTFVSTDFIDPTESSPVFGELQGGFANDASDIAKGIMGGFSVNAPMEGWSGTGVFAGTRQN, encoded by the coding sequence ATGCTGTCGCTTCGCTTTGTCCCATTTTTCGTCGTTTCCTCCATCCTGCTGGCGCCACTTCCAGTGCTCGCACAACCCGTCGGCACCACGGCCGCCGTCGTGCCCGATGCCTTCGCGCTGGGCATCACCGCAACGCCGCGGGTCATCGAGATCGGCGACCCGATCATTTCCAGCCAGAGGATCGAAACCAACGAGAACGGCCTCGTTCAGATATTGCTTGCCGACGGCAGCAGTTTCACCGTCGGGCCCAATTCCAGTCTCGTCATCGATTCCTTCGTCTACGATCCGCAGACCGACACGGCGAGTCTCGCCGCCACCGCTTCGCGCGGTTTCCTGCGTTTCATCGGCGGAGCCGCATCCAAGAGCGAGGCCGGCGCCACCATCACGACGCCCGTCGGCACGGCAGGCATTCGCGGCGCCATCGTGGACATATCCGCATCCGGGCAGAATGGACTGCCGCCCGGTTTTTCGCTCGTCTTCGGCAGCGTTCTTTCGGTGCTGACGGCCGATGGCGCACAGCAGACCACGACCCAGCCCGGTCAGACCATTTTCGTGTCTGCCGGCACGCCAAGCGTCGTCCCGACGCCACCGCAATTGTCGGCGCAATTCTCCAATATTCTGACCAATGTGGTGCCGCCGGGCCAATCGCCCGTCAACAGCGCCCAGATCGGGCAGTTGATCCAGTCCCTGCCGCCGGCTCAGCCCGGCGTTCCGGGCATGGGCGGGGATGCCGGCAGCAGCAATTTCGCTGCGCTCAATCAGATGATCACCACGGCCATCCAGCAGGCGCAAGTCACCGAAAGCCTGCAGCTCGGCACGATCGTTAACGCTGGCTTTGAAACACCTAATAGCGGCGGCGACGATGGCGAAAACGTCGGCGAGCCAGAGCCATCCGACCCTCCAATTCAATATCAGGCGTCCGGTTTCGGCGTCGGCACGGGGCCGTTCTCACCGGTGCTGAGCCAGGTGGCCGTCAGCTACGATGCCACCGCCATGACGGCCGAGGGGCGTTTTGTCGATGGGTTCTCTCCCGAGGAGGAGCTTTTCGTCTTCGGGCCCGACGAAGCAACCATTGCCCCCGATGGATCGCTCTCCGCCGCCAATGATCAGGGCAGCATGCAGACATCGAGCCAATTGCTCTGCACCCAATGCAATTTCATGGCGTGGGGCACCTGGAGCACCACGGACGCGGCACCTCAGACAATCGAGAACGGGCATTGGGTGCTCGGCGACCAGACCACGGCCCAGCAGATCGAAGGGTTGACGGGAACGGCAATGTACTCGGGCAATGCGGTCGGCTATGCCACGGGCAGCAGCGGGTCCGGATTGGCCGACGGCATATTTGACGCCGGCATGAATTTCGGCTCCGGAACCGGGTGGATCGAGTTCGACAATTTTGGCAACGATCTTGCCGGGCGCCGGGATTTCGGCGTCCAGACCGAGCTCGACGAGACAGGCCGAACGTTTGTCAGCACCGATTTTATCGACCCCACCGAATCAAGTCCGGTTTTTGGGGAACTGCAGGGCGGATTTGCAAATGATGCTTCGGATATCGCAAAGGGCATAATGGGCGGGTTCTCGGTGAATGCGCCAATGGAAGGCTGGTCCGGCACGGGCGTTTTCGCCGGCACAAGACAGAACTGA
- a CDS encoding ABC transporter ATP-binding protein, which translates to MAQLSLRGIKKQFKNTAVLHGIDLEIGDRELVVFVGPSGCGKSTLLRLIAGLDPISGGEFVLNGKLMNDVPPSRRGIAMVFQSYALYPHMDVYENMAFGARLMGLDKAEVESRIAEASRMLRLDELLKRKPRELSGGQRQRVAIGRALVRKPAVFLLDEPLSNLDAALRSDVRLEIAKLHRDIGGTMIYVTHDQVEAMTLADKIVVMNTGRIEQVGSPRELYEKPANTFVATFIGSPRMTLVNVTRQGNRLSVVDGGSLVIDRLPDGDSFKLGLRPDAVNLHRGSEVAGLHAQVVYTEYLGDNAYVYVRLNDGTLLAARTGPNEVYPPDAAVRVTLNPDAAHFFSAEDGRRLTP; encoded by the coding sequence TTGGCTCAGCTTTCGCTTCGCGGCATCAAGAAGCAGTTCAAGAACACGGCGGTGCTGCACGGGATCGATCTCGAGATCGGGGACCGCGAACTCGTGGTGTTCGTCGGCCCTTCTGGCTGTGGCAAGTCCACCCTCTTGCGTCTCATTGCCGGGCTCGACCCGATTTCGGGCGGCGAGTTCGTGCTCAATGGCAAGCTGATGAATGACGTGCCGCCCAGCCGGCGCGGCATTGCCATGGTATTCCAGTCCTATGCGCTTTACCCGCATATGGATGTCTATGAAAACATGGCTTTCGGCGCACGCCTGATGGGGCTCGACAAGGCCGAGGTCGAGAGCCGCATCGCCGAAGCCTCGCGCATGTTGCGGCTCGATGAGCTGCTCAAGCGCAAGCCGCGCGAATTGTCCGGTGGACAGCGCCAGCGCGTGGCGATCGGGCGGGCGTTGGTGCGCAAGCCAGCCGTGTTCCTGCTCGATGAGCCGCTGTCTAATCTCGACGCCGCCTTACGCTCGGACGTGCGCCTCGAGATTGCAAAGCTGCACCGCGATATCGGCGGCACGATGATTTATGTGACCCACGATCAGGTCGAAGCGATGACGCTGGCCGACAAGATCGTGGTGATGAATACCGGGCGGATCGAACAGGTCGGCTCGCCGCGCGAACTCTATGAAAAGCCGGCCAATACCTTTGTCGCGACCTTTATCGGCTCGCCGCGCATGACGCTGGTGAATGTGACACGCCAGGGTAATCGGCTGAGCGTTGTCGACGGCGGATCACTGGTCATCGACAGACTGCCGGATGGCGACAGCTTCAAGCTCGGCCTTCGCCCTGATGCGGTGAATCTTCATCGGGGCAGCGAGGTCGCAGGGCTGCATGCTCAGGTCGTTTACACCGAATATCTGGGCGACAACGCCTATGTCTATGTGCGGTTGAATGACGGCACATTGCTGGCGGCCCGCACGGGACCGAACGAGGTCTACCCGCCCGACGCGGCGGTGCGCGTAACGCTCAATCCGGACGCGGCGCATTTCTTTTCCGCCGAGGATGGCCGGCGGCTGACCCCATAG
- a CDS encoding N-acetylmannosamine-6-phosphate 2-epimerase — MKLEKGLIVSCQARADNPLHGPQFMGAMALAARDGGAVAIRANGPDDIAAVKAAGLPVIGIHKVFSDTFPVYITPDFAAAETIVTAGAEIVALDCTPRPRAGEASDVLIRRIRAELGAEVFADISTLDEGLAAAESGATYVATTLSGYTEATQPKPDMPDLKLIEALASRLSVPVIAEGRYNSPDLVRQAFEAGAYAVVVGTMITNPREITRKFVSGGVPA, encoded by the coding sequence ATGAAACTGGAAAAAGGCCTTATCGTCTCATGCCAGGCGCGGGCGGATAACCCTCTGCATGGGCCGCAATTTATGGGTGCCATGGCGCTTGCGGCGCGCGATGGCGGGGCGGTCGCGATCCGCGCCAATGGGCCCGACGACATCGCAGCGGTCAAAGCCGCAGGCCTGCCGGTGATCGGTATCCACAAGGTGTTTTCGGACACATTTCCGGTCTATATCACCCCCGATTTCGCGGCGGCCGAGACCATCGTGACGGCAGGGGCGGAGATCGTAGCGCTCGACTGCACGCCCCGTCCGCGTGCGGGTGAGGCGTCGGACGTACTGATCCGGCGCATTCGTGCAGAACTAGGTGCCGAAGTCTTCGCCGATATCTCGACACTCGATGAAGGACTGGCAGCGGCAGAGAGTGGCGCGACCTATGTGGCAACGACGCTTTCCGGCTATACCGAGGCGACGCAGCCAAAGCCTGATATGCCGGACCTCAAACTGATCGAGGCGCTCGCGAGCCGCTTGTCGGTTCCGGTGATTGCCGAGGGGCGGTACAATTCGCCGGACCTCGTGCGGCAGGCGTTCGAGGCCGGCGCTTATGCCGTTGTCGTTGGAACCATGATTACCAATCCGCGCGAAATCACCCGAAAATTCGTTTCTGGCGGTGTGCCTGCATGA
- a CDS encoding helix-turn-helix domain-containing protein, with amino-acid sequence MFETRFPDEQAFSIALRNAHLGRMIVSEMRTSPFLFGRSKAKLRSDMLDHFMLRVDMSDSGSTLNLVDFGQTLDFAPIASHNICIILPRDTVAEAVGGAEYLHDLTLSGPGIDLLKGFIILLNQQAPNLLREQADGTTKALIDLMAATLSSTAKGQERGRDAVAMAVTQRARHYVNAHLGDPDLSPGKIARALGLSRSALYRLFEPLGGVAAFVQERRLERAFRLLSDAQELRLVSTIAHGLGFASESHFARAFRQRFGYTPSDVRASARESLLHAASIQHPFSDRPFASWLNGL; translated from the coding sequence ATGTTCGAGACCCGCTTTCCCGATGAGCAGGCCTTCTCGATAGCGCTGCGCAATGCTCATCTCGGTCGCATGATTGTCAGCGAGATGCGGACCAGCCCGTTCCTGTTCGGCCGCAGCAAGGCCAAGCTGCGCTCGGACATGCTGGATCACTTCATGCTGCGGGTCGATATGAGTGACAGCGGCTCAACGCTCAATCTGGTCGATTTCGGCCAGACGCTCGACTTCGCGCCGATCGCTTCGCACAATATCTGTATTATCCTGCCGCGCGATACCGTCGCCGAAGCCGTGGGCGGCGCCGAATATCTGCATGACCTGACGCTGTCCGGCCCTGGCATCGATCTGCTCAAGGGGTTCATCATCCTGCTCAACCAGCAGGCGCCGAACCTCTTGCGCGAACAGGCCGACGGGACCACCAAGGCCTTGATCGACCTCATGGCGGCGACCCTGTCGAGCACAGCCAAGGGGCAGGAAAGAGGACGGGATGCCGTGGCCATGGCCGTGACGCAACGGGCACGCCATTATGTCAACGCCCATCTGGGAGACCCAGACCTGTCGCCTGGCAAGATCGCCCGGGCGCTCGGCCTGTCCCGGTCTGCCCTATACAGGCTGTTCGAGCCCTTGGGGGGTGTCGCTGCCTTTGTGCAGGAGCGGCGTCTGGAGCGGGCCTTTCGCCTGCTCAGCGACGCGCAGGAACTGCGCCTGGTGTCAACCATCGCCCATGGGCTTGGTTTTGCCAGCGAGTCCCATTTTGCCCGCGCTTTCCGCCAGCGCTTCGGCTACACGCCCAGCGATGTTCGGGCAAGCGCGCGGGAAAGCCTGCTGCACGCCGCCAGTATCCAGCATCCCTTCTCCGACAGGCCATTTGCATCCTGGCTGAATGGACTATGA
- a CDS encoding tetratricopeptide repeat protein, whose amino-acid sequence MVCCASSPGLAAAQDDCAALAANPDEEGFESIGKDQMDVDIDAAVIACSAAIKLDPDDMLSRARLARAHYIGQNYEAMYPHIELAAEAGNAMAQQLLGDSLVDGKGIEKDFERSFALLQASAAQDYAPGLYSLGLSYRAGEGIEKDDAMAAELFARAAAKDHRFALADLGMMKLNADGIERDVHGGIELLERAAALRDSYAMLQLGYLYADSDLVPQDGPLALDYFLAAEAAGEASATAAAAYFYLGEYEGVAADFAEAEAMARRAADTEDGGGHFVLGYMAENGLGLSSDLNAARIHYAKGAELGDDRSVEALARLQ is encoded by the coding sequence ATGGTTTGCTGTGCATCGTCCCCTGGCCTCGCCGCGGCACAGGACGATTGTGCTGCGCTGGCAGCCAATCCCGATGAGGAGGGCTTTGAGAGCATCGGCAAGGACCAGATGGATGTGGACATCGATGCTGCCGTCATCGCCTGTTCTGCAGCAATAAAGCTAGACCCTGACGACATGCTCTCCCGCGCCCGGCTCGCGCGGGCCCATTATATCGGCCAGAATTATGAGGCCATGTATCCCCATATCGAACTCGCGGCTGAAGCGGGCAACGCCATGGCCCAGCAATTGCTGGGTGACTCGCTTGTGGATGGCAAGGGCATCGAAAAGGATTTCGAGCGCTCCTTTGCACTGCTCCAAGCATCGGCAGCGCAGGACTATGCTCCGGGTCTCTACAGTCTGGGCCTTAGCTATCGCGCCGGCGAAGGCATCGAGAAGGACGATGCCATGGCGGCTGAACTCTTTGCCCGGGCCGCCGCCAAGGATCACCGCTTTGCGCTGGCCGATCTGGGCATGATGAAGCTCAATGCCGATGGCATCGAGCGCGACGTGCACGGTGGCATAGAATTGCTCGAACGGGCCGCCGCGTTGCGCGACAGTTATGCCATGCTGCAACTGGGCTATCTCTATGCCGACAGCGATCTCGTACCCCAAGATGGCCCGCTAGCGCTTGACTATTTCCTGGCAGCGGAGGCCGCGGGTGAAGCCAGTGCCACCGCCGCGGCCGCCTATTTCTATCTGGGCGAATATGAGGGCGTGGCAGCTGACTTCGCCGAGGCAGAAGCAATGGCGCGCAGGGCCGCCGATACTGAGGATGGCGGCGGTCATTTTGTCCTCGGCTACATGGCCGAGAATGGCCTGGGCCTGTCAAGCGACCTGAATGCGGCGCGCATTCACTATGCGAAAGGCGCCGAACTTGGTGATGACCGTTCGGTGGAGGCTCTTGCAAGGCTGCAATAG
- a CDS encoding carbohydrate ABC transporter permease, whose amino-acid sequence MSAAADNAYYERKGILGALGRDGLLQIILIANTIIMLAPIIIMVFSAFKTTPQIFQSPFSIPDFSNVGNFVKIWTETNFLRYLLNSFVVTGASMVLILTLGTMAAYAIGRYSFTGSGFILMFFLAGLTLPLKLAIIPLFMLMRDLSILNNQLSLIFVYTAMGLPTTVFIMTGFIRSLPNELEDAARMDGASEARIMWSIMLPLVRPAMVIAGIQNVVPIWNDFFFPLVFIQNDNLKTLPQGLTTFMGEYTTDWGVLFSGLTLSAAPIIIIYILLSKQFIAGMTSGAVK is encoded by the coding sequence ATGAGTGCGGCAGCGGACAACGCCTATTATGAGCGCAAGGGCATTCTGGGGGCGCTGGGACGCGATGGCCTGTTGCAGATCATCCTCATCGCCAACACGATCATCATGCTGGCGCCGATCATCATCATGGTGTTCTCCGCCTTCAAAACCACGCCGCAGATATTCCAATCGCCTTTCTCGATCCCCGATTTTTCCAATGTCGGGAACTTCGTGAAAATCTGGACCGAGACTAATTTCCTGCGCTACCTGCTTAATTCCTTTGTGGTTACCGGAGCCTCGATGGTCCTGATCCTGACGTTGGGCACCATGGCAGCCTATGCGATCGGGCGCTACTCATTCACCGGTTCGGGCTTTATCCTGATGTTCTTCCTGGCCGGGCTGACGCTGCCGCTCAAGCTTGCCATCATTCCGCTCTTCATGCTGATGCGGGACCTTTCGATCCTCAACAATCAGCTCAGCCTCATCTTCGTCTACACGGCCATGGGCCTGCCGACGACGGTGTTCATCATGACCGGTTTCATCCGTTCGCTGCCCAACGAGCTGGAAGACGCCGCCCGCATGGATGGGGCAAGCGAAGCGCGGATCATGTGGTCCATCATGCTGCCGTTGGTCAGGCCAGCCATGGTGATTGCCGGTATCCAGAACGTGGTGCCGATCTGGAACGACTTCTTTTTCCCGCTGGTCTTCATCCAGAACGATAATCTGAAAACCCTGCCGCAGGGGCTAACCACGTTCATGGGCGAATATACGACCGATTGGGGCGTGCTGTTCTCGGGGCTAACGCTGTCGGCGGCGCCCATCATCATCATTTATATTCTGCTCTCCAAGCAGTTCATTGCCGGCATGACGTCCGGCGCGGTGAAGTAA
- a CDS encoding extracellular solute-binding protein produces MKSNLIRIGAGLAAIIVAAPALAQDLTFWSWRQEDRAAYEQFIDTFEAANPGITVKFETFEAANYNTILSTALAGGTGPDVMMVRAYGGLENVAAAGYLEPLSTESVPALADFAAPALAAESMRSDGVVYAVPFASQTQLVIYNKALFDANGLEEPQTWAELEALSQTLKDAGVIPFANGTATAWQNETVTFGLGSSLMGKDFYDGLMSGDADFTDTRFTTALAEVNELAQNYFPDGFIGLDYPSAQQLFSAGMAGMFVGGSYELATFKAQNPDIELGVFAAPAIEADNEKLVALYFDGGYAANAAGANKEASILFLNYLASPEFGQAFADTLSNISTIPGVSFNDPLLAEVNDLNQSSIPYLMLAHFRFGEPSGSVLIQGEMQKLFAGETTPEAIGEALTTGLAAWYEPFQQ; encoded by the coding sequence ATGAAGTCCAATCTGATCCGTATCGGCGCTGGCCTCGCCGCCATCATAGTGGCGGCTCCCGCGCTGGCGCAGGACTTGACCTTCTGGAGCTGGCGTCAGGAAGACCGCGCCGCCTACGAGCAGTTCATCGACACGTTCGAGGCCGCAAATCCAGGCATTACCGTCAAGTTCGAGACCTTTGAGGCCGCCAACTACAACACGATCCTGTCCACCGCCCTCGCCGGCGGTACCGGGCCGGACGTGATGATGGTGCGTGCCTATGGCGGGCTCGAAAACGTGGCTGCAGCCGGCTATCTCGAGCCCCTCTCGACGGAGAGCGTTCCGGCACTCGCCGACTTTGCTGCCCCTGCCCTGGCAGCGGAAAGCATGCGTTCGGACGGCGTCGTCTACGCCGTGCCCTTTGCCAGCCAGACCCAGCTCGTCATCTATAACAAGGCTCTCTTCGACGCCAATGGCCTCGAAGAGCCCCAAACATGGGCCGAACTCGAAGCCCTTAGCCAGACGCTCAAGGATGCCGGCGTGATCCCCTTCGCCAATGGCACGGCAACGGCCTGGCAGAACGAGACTGTGACCTTCGGGCTTGGCTCGAGCTTGATGGGCAAGGATTTCTATGATGGTTTGATGAGCGGCGACGCAGATTTCACCGACACCCGGTTCACCACCGCCCTGGCCGAAGTGAACGAGCTGGCGCAGAATTACTTCCCCGATGGCTTCATCGGTCTCGACTATCCGTCTGCCCAGCAGCTCTTTTCGGCCGGCATGGCCGGCATGTTCGTGGGCGGCTCCTATGAGCTGGCGACTTTCAAGGCACAGAATCCCGATATCGAACTCGGCGTCTTTGCGGCACCTGCCATCGAGGCGGACAATGAAAAGCTCGTCGCGCTCTATTTCGACGGCGGTTATGCGGCCAATGCGGCAGGCGCTAACAAGGAAGCCTCGATCCTGTTCCTCAACTATCTGGCCAGCCCCGAATTCGGCCAGGCCTTTGCCGACACGCTGAGCAATATCTCGACCATTCCCGGCGTCTCGTTCAACGACCCCCTCCTGGCCGAGGTCAACGACCTTAACCAGAGCTCGATCCCCTATCTGATGCTGGCCCATTTCCGCTTCGGCGAGCCGTCCGGCTCGGTGCTGATCCAGGGCGAAATGCAGAAGCTGTTTGCCGGCGAAACCACGCCGGAAGCGATCGGGGAAGCACTGACCACCGGTCTCGCAGCCTGGTACGAACCATTCCAGCAGTAA